The Thermococcus peptonophilus genomic sequence CAGTTATCGGTGCAATAGCTGTTGACATGGTGAAGTGAATGAGGGTTGTTACTGGAAAGGAATGGGAGCAGTTTGGAGATGCGGTCCTATTTCCCGAGTATGGAAAGAACAGGGAAGACCTCTTAAAGTTCGTTGATTCCCTTTCGGGCGAAGAGACGGTGGTAACATCGAGCCTTGAGGTTATCGACCTTCTCGCTGAACGCTTCAGGAAAAGCAAAGAGAACATCCTCGTTTACTCGGACACCATGAAAAGCCTGACTCTCAAAGAGGTCTATGAACTCAGGAAGTATCTTGACTTTGACGTCCGCGGTGGTTTTTCTGGAGAAGATGCTCCGGTCTCGGTTCTCTTCGTTGAAGGAAAGACAGACTCCAAGTTCTTCAAGGCAGCCATGAAGAAGCTCTTTGAATTCAGAGAATCCAGAACCGCGCCAAGGAATCTGAAGTTCATTGAGAAGGTCTTTGAGCGCGACAACTTTGACCTCCTCCATAAGGATGGAAAGTACGTTGCCGTAATCCCAAGCGAGGGGAATTCAGGGGTCATAAGAAACCTGGGCAACTTCCTAAGGGCCATGGACGTTTTTGGCTTCGGCGTTGAGAGAATAGGGGTTGCCATTGACGTCGATGAGGACAGGGAAGCGGCTATGGCATCAATAACCGGGAAGCTGGCGTCGTTTAATCCAAGAAAAGCCGGGGAGTTTTACCTGGTCGGGAACACGTTCATCGTGCCACTCATAATAGGCCTCCCCTTTGAGGACGAGCTTATTGACTGGAAGAAGCCGACGGTTGAGGATTTGATGCTTCACCTCATAAGCGCGGAGGGCCTTCTTGAGAAGCTCCGGCCTGCCCTTAGGGCTTTCGAGGAGAGCCTCGGCAGGAAACTCAAGCCAAAGGATGTCATGTATCTGGCCCTCTCCGCTTACGGGCACTGGGGCAACCTTGAGGGCTTTTACGAGCTCTTCGTGATGCGCTCCCGCCACAGAAACATCAAGGACGTGCTCAGGAGGGCAGGGCTCATGGAGGGCCTGCGCTTTCTCGCCTTTGCCGAGCGCTGAGTTTTTAACTCCCTTTCCCATCTCCAAGTGGTGGTGTTCATGAAGCTGGTCTCATTTGACGTCTGGAACACACTTCTCGATATGAACGCAATGCTCGACGCTTTCTCCGCCGAGCTCTCAAACCTCATGGGAACGTGCATCGTCGACGTTGTGGAGGCCATAATGCTGACGAGGGCGAGGATAAAGGGAATGAGGGCCCGGGGCGAAGGTGACCCAAAAAGGGCGCTTGAGGAGAGCCAGGAAATGCTCGCGGAAATTCTTGGCGTGGACATTGAGGTTATAAGGAGGGCCGCGGCGAGGGCCACACTAAACCTCGGTGACCTCGTCCTACCCGGGGCGGAGGGTGCCCTCAAGGACGCCAAGAGGCGCGGTCTGAAGGTTACTGTGACGGGCAACGTTATGTTCTGGCCTGGTTCCTATACGAGACTGCTCCTCGAGAGGTTCGGCCTCATGAGGTACATAGACCGGACGTTCTTCGCGGATGAGGTTGGGGCCTTCAAGCCGCTCCCAGAGATGTTTAGAAAGCCTCTGGAGGTCTTCGGCGTTGAGCCGGAAGAGGCCCTTCACGTCGGCGACACCTATGCGGAGGACTTTGAAGGAGCTCTGAGGGTTGGCATGTGGGGGGCGTGGATAAACCCCGAGGCTAAAGGCGTCAGGAGAATCTCCGAGAGGGGCTTTGAGATACCCTCAATTGGTGAGCTGCCCGAAGTCCTTGATACGTTAACGGGGGATATGGGAAAAGCTTATAAATCGACTGGGCAACGCTCACCAGAGGTTTAAAAACCCACCTTTCTTGGAGGTGTTCGCAGTGGAGATGAAGTTCGAGGTACCCGTATGCACCTCATGCGGAAAGGAGATAACCCCAAGGGAACACGCCACTCACTTCGTTTGCCCGAACTGCGGTGAGGCAATCATATGGCGCTGCGAAAGCTGCAGGGTACTCAGCGTGCCCTACAAGTGTCCCAAGTGCGGCTGGGAAGGGCCGTGAATTAGGAGGTGAAAGGAAATGTCCGACTACAACCTTGTTGGTGTCATAAAAGTCATGCCGACCGACCCGGACGTCAACCTCGACGAGCTCGAGGAGAAGCTCAAGGCGGTCATCCCTGAGAAGTACGGCCTTGCCAAGGTCGAGAGGGAGCCGATAGCCTTCGGACTCGTCGCCCTCAAGTTCTACATCCTCGGAAGGGACGAGGAAGGCTACTCCTTCGACGAAGTTGCAGACATCTTCAGGCAGGTCGAGAACGTCGAGTCGGCTGAAGTCGAGACCGTTTCGAGGATCTGAGGGCTCCGCCCTCTTTTGCTAATTATCTGCACGGAAAGTTCCCGCATTTTCTCTCCCCTGTTAACTCGTAGCTTTTCCCGTCGAGGCTGTCCATTATTAGTTTTTTTCCG encodes the following:
- a CDS encoding DUF3226 domain-containing protein; this encodes MRVVTGKEWEQFGDAVLFPEYGKNREDLLKFVDSLSGEETVVTSSLEVIDLLAERFRKSKENILVYSDTMKSLTLKEVYELRKYLDFDVRGGFSGEDAPVSVLFVEGKTDSKFFKAAMKKLFEFRESRTAPRNLKFIEKVFERDNFDLLHKDGKYVAVIPSEGNSGVIRNLGNFLRAMDVFGFGVERIGVAIDVDEDREAAMASITGKLASFNPRKAGEFYLVGNTFIVPLIIGLPFEDELIDWKKPTVEDLMLHLISAEGLLEKLRPALRAFEESLGRKLKPKDVMYLALSAYGHWGNLEGFYELFVMRSRHRNIKDVLRRAGLMEGLRFLAFAER
- a CDS encoding HAD family hydrolase; protein product: MKLVSFDVWNTLLDMNAMLDAFSAELSNLMGTCIVDVVEAIMLTRARIKGMRARGEGDPKRALEESQEMLAEILGVDIEVIRRAAARATLNLGDLVLPGAEGALKDAKRRGLKVTVTGNVMFWPGSYTRLLLERFGLMRYIDRTFFADEVGAFKPLPEMFRKPLEVFGVEPEEALHVGDTYAEDFEGALRVGMWGAWINPEAKGVRRISERGFEIPSIGELPEVLDTLTGDMGKAYKSTGQRSPEV
- a CDS encoding zinc finger domain-containing protein — protein: MKFEVPVCTSCGKEITPREHATHFVCPNCGEAIIWRCESCRVLSVPYKCPKCGWEGP
- a CDS encoding elongation factor 1-beta, whose translation is MSDYNLVGVIKVMPTDPDVNLDELEEKLKAVIPEKYGLAKVEREPIAFGLVALKFYILGRDEEGYSFDEVADIFRQVENVESAEVETVSRI